GAACCCGCGCAGGTTCACGAACAGCTGGCCGTCCGGGAAGTCGCCCGCCACCCGGTGCGCCCAGCGCAGCGCCAGCGCCGTCTTGCCGACCCCGGCGGGTCCGACGAGCAGGCCGATCGCCGAGTCCTGGCCCATCAGGCTCTCGCCCAGGTCGGACAGCTCCAGCTCGCGCCCCACGAACCCGCGGTGCTCGCGCGGCAGCTGGGCGGGCGCGCGCTCCACGACGGGCGGTTTCGGCGCGGTGTCGCCCGCGAGGACGGTCTGGTACGCCTCGCGCAGCTCCGGCCCCGGGTCGACGCCCAGCTCCTCGGCCAGCCGCTCGCGGGTCCGGTGGAACAGCTCCAGCGCCTCGGCCTGCCGCCCCGTCCAGTGCAGGGCCAGCACGAGCCTGGACACGAGGGCCTCGCGCAGCGGGTTGGCGTCCACCGCGTCGCGCAGCCCGGACACCACCTCGCCGGCCCGGTCGAGCCGGAACAGCCTGGTCGCGAGGTCCTGCACGGCCACCAGCCGCAGCTCCTCCAGCCGCGCGGACACCGCCTCGCGCAGCTGGTCGCCGGGCACGTCGGCGAGCACCGGGCCGCGCCACAGGTCCAGCGCCTCGCGCAGCGCGGCGACGGCGCGCTCGTCGTCGGCGTCGCGGGCGGAGGCCACCAGGTCCTCGAACCGGAAGGCGTCCACGTCCCCGCGGGTGCCGGTCAGCACGTAGCCGGGGGCGCGGGTGACGAGCGACACCCCGTCGGCGAGCACCTTGCGGAGTTGGGCGATATGTCCTTGAAGGGCGGCTTTGGCCTGGGGCGGGGGTGAGCCGTCCCACACCAGGTCGAGCAGCCGGTCGCCGGACACCACGCGGTTCAGCTCCAGCGCGAGGGCCGCCAGGACGGTCCTGCGCTTCGCGGCACCCAGCCGGACGGCTTCCCCACCTGCGGAAACCAGCTCAACGGGGCCGAGCAGGTTCACCCGCATGCTGAAGACCTTTCGGCGTTGTCACCGTGTGTCGATGAGTTTCGCACAGTCGTTTCCGGTGGCCCGACGCCCGCGTTGGGGCCGCGTTGGCCCGGCGTTGGGGCGAACCGTCAGGCTGGCTTCAGTCCAGCAGCCTGCCTTCGCGAGGGATACCGATGTACATCGCCGAACCCGGGGATGAAGAGGCCCCGCCCCAGGCCCTTCCCCGCACCGTAACCGAACCGCTGACCGTGGGCGGTCAGGTGGTGGCCCTCCAGGAGACGGTGAACTCCGGCCGGGTGTCGCTCGACCCCGCGACGGGCGAGGAGATGCGCAGGATGCTCCTGGAGCAGATGGACCAGGTCGACTCCTGGCTGGAGCGCGCGGGCCGGCTGGCCCGCCCCGCCCCGCTGGGCGCGAACCCCGTCGGCGACCGGATGGCGCACAAGTTCGAGACCCGCGCCGATGGCGACCCCCGGTCCTTCGTGGCCGTGATGATCGCTTACCGCGAGGTCCTCCAGCAGACCCACGACTCCGTCCAGAGCGCGATCCGCAACTTCACCGCGGTCGACGAGGAGCACGGCGGCGAGCTGACCAGGTTGAGCGGGAACTGACGGGAGCCGGCGAGATGAAGCAGCTGAACCCGGACGACATCGACATCGTCCTCACCGACCCGCAGAACTGGGCCTCCCGGTCGCACCGCGAGCTGTACGAGGCGGTGCACAACAACAACGACCCCGGCCAGACGGGCGAGATCGGCGCGGAGTGGGGCCAGTTCGGCACCGAGCTGACCGAGTCCGCGCGGCTGATCAACGAGCGGGTCGCGCTCACCGAGTCCGGCTGGACCGGTGACGCCGCCGACGCCGCGCGCACCGCCCTGAAGTTGCTCGCCGACTGGGTGACCGACACCGCGGAGACCGCGGTCGAGGTCGGCAAGCGGGTGCAGGACCAGAGCCAGATCATGCAGAACGCGCGGGCGTCCATGCCCGAGCCGGTCGACTTCAACTGGGACCAGGCGACGGGCACGTTCACCGCGGGCGGCATCCAGGGGCTGATGAGCTCCGCCGCCGACGTGCAGGCGGCCAACGACCAGTCGCGCGCGCTGCACGACCACGCCGTGACGGTCATGAACACGATGGAGAACGAGTCGCGCGCGGTCGACCAGACCACGCCGCTGTTCACCCCGCCGTTCAACCCGGTCACCGGGCGCACCGAGGAGCCGCAGGTGATGGCGTTCGCGTCCGCCGGCGCGCCGACCCTCGGCGACGTGTCGGACGCGACCCGGCCGAGCGGCGCGACCGCGGGCGCCCCGGTCACCGCCTACCAGAACCAGTCGCAGGCCTTCCAGTCGGCGACGGCCACGAGCCCGCAGTCGGCCCCGGCCTACAGCGCGCCCGCCGCCTCCGGTGGGGCCGGCGCCGGCGCGCCCGCCGCCTACTCGGGCGGTTCCGTCCCGGCCGGGTCCTACACCGGTCCGAGCGGGTCGTACGGCGGCGGCGCCACGCCGTTGGCCCCCGCCGCGACGTACCGCCCCGAGGGCACCACGGCCGCCGCGGCGGCGGCCCAGGTTCCGGTGGCCAACCCGTACACCCCGCCGTCGACCTCCTACGCGCCCGGCGGCTCGTACAACCCCGGCGCGGGCTACACCCCGCCCGGCGGGCAGTACAACCCGCCCGGCGGCAGCGGCTACGTGCCGCCGTACCAGCCGGCCTCCCCGAACGCGGTGCCGCGCCAGGGCGGCGGGACCCTCCCGCCCGGTGTGCGGCCCCCGGCGTACGTGCCGGCGGGCAGCCCCGGCACGCCCCCGGTGACCGGTCTGCCCGGCACCGGCGGTGCGGGCGGCGGCGCCGGCGGCGGCGGTGGGGGTGCCGGCGGTGGCATGCCGCGCATCCCGGCGGGCGGCATGCCCGGCGGCTTCGGCGGCGGCGGCGCGGGCGGCTTCGGCCCCGTGGGCTCCGGCGGCGCGGGCGGTGCGGGCGGTTTCGGCCCGGGCGGCAGCACGATGGGCGCGGGCGGCTCGACCGGCGCGATGGGCCCCGGCGCGCGGGCCGCGGTGCCCGGCGGCTTCGGCCCCGGCGTGGCCGGTGGCCCGGCGGGCGCCCCGATGGGCGGTGCTCCCATGGGCGGCGGCGCACCCGGCGGCCAGGGCGGCGAGGACAAGGAGCACCGGGCCGCGGCCTACCTCAAGGGCGAGGACATCTTCGACGTCCCCGGCGAGAACCTGCCCCCGTCGGTGATCGGCGGCGCCAAGGTCCGCAAGAAGGGCGACCAGGCGTGATCGAGCCGGAGTTCCTGCTCGACCAGCGCCAACTGGACGTGCTGTGGCACCACCTCGACCTGGGCCGGCTGCCCTACCCCCTGGACGTGCCGAGCGTCGGCGCGACCGAGGAGGAGCGCAAGCGGCTGCGGGCCGAGGTGCTGGCCGAGTACGGCGAGCCCGCGCCCAGGCTGGTGGAGCTGCTGCGGCTGCTCGCCGACCACGACGTCGCGGTGGACGCGGTCGCGCACGTGGACCGGTCGGTGCGGGCGCTGGCCGTGTCCAACGGCGAGCGCGGCGCGCTGGCGGTCGTCGACGGCGACAAGCTCGGCGTGCTGGAGATCCGGCCGACGGCGCTGGCCAGGTCGATCGTCGAGGTGCTGCCGGCCGGCTCGGCCGGTCCGGGCAGCGCGCTGTCCCTGCGGCTGGAGACGCTCGACGCGGCGGTGACCCTCCAGCAGGAGGAGCAGGCCGAGGACGACGACGACCCGTGGGGCGGCGGCGAGCTGGACGAGCGGGAGGCGCTGCAGAAGGCGGGCCTGTCCCGCGAGGACGCCTCCGTGATCAGCGAGCTGGCGGCGAACCGGGTCGCGGGCGGCCAGTTCGGCGTGACCGTCGGCGGCGGCTACCGGGCCTCTCGCGCGGGCACGCTGATCACGTGGTTCGACACGCCCCAGGGCCGCTACCTGATGGTCAGCGAGGACGGCTGGCTGAGCCTCGCGCCGACCGACAACGACCGCATCGCCAACCGGATCGCCTCGGTGCTGTCCGCGGTCGCGTAGGACGTTCCACCAGGAGGGCCCCGGCGTGCGCGCCGGGGCCCTCCGCCGTCCCGGGATTCGGCGGTCCAGGAATCCGGCGGCCCCGGGATTCCGCGGTCCGGAACACCCGCAGCGGGAGAGCGTCTTGCGGCGCGCCTGTCGACGGCCACTAAACTCGAATGGGACCACCGGTCCCCATTGCACCGATCGAGTGAAATCGGACCGGAGAACGCACACCGGTCCGCCGCGGTGATCTCATCGCGCGGTGCACGGAACCCGGGTTCGCCCTCGACGATTGGCCCGCAGAGCTGAATGAGGATGGTCGAACAGGAAGGTGCGCCGGCACCGCGTGACGGGCTCGGTGGACCCCGGGCCGATTTCGCGCACCGCTGGGCCGCCGCGATCAGCTCCACGGTGATGGCCGACCTGCCGCGCCCCCGGCTGGAGGAGATCCTCGCCGGGTTCACCGAGGAACTGCTCGCCGCGCTGGACCACGACGGCCCCACCGCTCCCGTGCTGCTCGTCGGCCGCCGCCTGGTCGAGCACGGCCTCGTGTCCGCCACGACGCTGGAGCACACGATCACGTTCGTCGGCGCGCACCTGCCGACCGCGTTCGACCTGCCCGCCGGGCGGACCGGGCGGCTCATGGCCGTGCTCGGGGCCCTCGCCGCCGGGTTCGCCGACGGCCTGCGCGTGCACACCCTCGACCAGCAGGAGAAGAGCGCCCAGCACGCCCTGGTGACCACCCGCACGGCCGAGTCCGCCGTCCGGGCGAGCGAGGCGAAGTTCCGCGCCGTGTTCCACAGCACCGCCGTGGCCATCTCGGTGACGAGCCTCGACGGCGAGGTCATCGACTGCAACGAGGCCATGC
This region of Saccharothrix longispora genomic DNA includes:
- a CDS encoding PPE domain-containing protein yields the protein MKQLNPDDIDIVLTDPQNWASRSHRELYEAVHNNNDPGQTGEIGAEWGQFGTELTESARLINERVALTESGWTGDAADAARTALKLLADWVTDTAETAVEVGKRVQDQSQIMQNARASMPEPVDFNWDQATGTFTAGGIQGLMSSAADVQAANDQSRALHDHAVTVMNTMENESRAVDQTTPLFTPPFNPVTGRTEEPQVMAFASAGAPTLGDVSDATRPSGATAGAPVTAYQNQSQAFQSATATSPQSAPAYSAPAASGGAGAGAPAAYSGGSVPAGSYTGPSGSYGGGATPLAPAATYRPEGTTAAAAAAQVPVANPYTPPSTSYAPGGSYNPGAGYTPPGGQYNPPGGSGYVPPYQPASPNAVPRQGGGTLPPGVRPPAYVPAGSPGTPPVTGLPGTGGAGGGAGGGGGGAGGGMPRIPAGGMPGGFGGGGAGGFGPVGSGGAGGAGGFGPGGSTMGAGGSTGAMGPGARAAVPGGFGPGVAGGPAGAPMGGAPMGGGAPGGQGGEDKEHRAAAYLKGEDIFDVPGENLPPSVIGGAKVRKKGDQA
- a CDS encoding ESX secretion-associated protein EspG translates to MIEPEFLLDQRQLDVLWHHLDLGRLPYPLDVPSVGATEEERKRLRAEVLAEYGEPAPRLVELLRLLADHDVAVDAVAHVDRSVRALAVSNGERGALAVVDGDKLGVLEIRPTALARSIVEVLPAGSAGPGSALSLRLETLDAAVTLQQEEQAEDDDDPWGGGELDEREALQKAGLSREDASVISELAANRVAGGQFGVTVGGGYRASRAGTLITWFDTPQGRYLMVSEDGWLSLAPTDNDRIANRIASVLSAVA